GTCGGCACCGCCTAAAAAGTGGAGTTTCATAAATAGTTGTCCCAAAAATCAAAATACGCTATTTTTTATTTACGAGACAGGAGGTGATGGCTTTGATCGACATTCAAGTCCAAAAAGAGAAAAAGCTTCCCGAAAAAATCCTTTCGATTGAGCAATTCCTGGAATGGTGTGAAGAAGACATTCAGGCTGAATGGGTGGATGGAAAGATTATAATTATGTCGCCAGCATCGCGTAAACACCAGCAAATTGCAGATTTTTTATCCGCCATTCTTCGGATCTTTTCAGAAACCAAAAACCTGGGTCTCGCCATCAGTGCGCCCTTCTCCATGCGCCTCGATACGACTCCCGCAATTCGAGAACCCGACCTGCTATTCATCAGCACAGCAAATTTGCACCGTCTCAAAGAAACTTATCTCGATGGCCCGGCAGATATTGCAATCGAAATCGTCTCTCCTGAAAGCATTGAACGCGACCGAGAAGACAAATTTGCCGAATATGAACAGGCAGGTATCTCAGAATACTGGCTCATCGATCCCATTCTTGAACAAGCCGAATTTTATATCCTGAAACAGGGAAGATATCATCTCGCTGACATCTCCGACGGCATCTTCCGATCCCACATCTTACCCGGGTTCGACCTGCAAATCGCATGGCTCTGGCAAAACCCCCTGCCCAACACATTGCGCGTCTTGCGCGAAATCGGCATTTTGTAATATCTTTGATCTATGCTCAAATCATTCGCCTTCATACACCGTTTCACACTTCACACTTCTTTTATCTTTGAGTCTCCGTGTCTCCGTGTGAGGCCCTCTCGCATCTTATTGCTCCTCTCTGCTATCCTGCTCTTCGGCTGTACTGAACGCCAGGTCCGCATCCACTTTGAACAGGCAGAAAAATATCGCCACGAAGGCAAAATCGACCTTGCAATCGAAGAATACAAAGCCATCCTCGGGCTTCGTCCCGATGCGATTGACGCCCTCAACAACCTCGGTTATCTCTACGTTGGAAAAGGCCAGTATGCCAATGCCATTGCACAATATCAAAAAGCCATCGCCGTCAAACCCGACTTTGCCGAAGCCCACTTCAACCTGGGCGTCGCCTATGTCGCGCATAGCCAACTCGACAGCGCCATAGCCGCGTACCAGCGCGCCCTCCAATACGACCCCGAAAACCACGAAATCCACAACAACCTGGGCGCTGCCTACACCATGGCGGGCAATCACCGGGAAGCCGAAGCAAGCTACCAGCAGGCACTCAAACTCAAACCCGACTACGCCGACGTGTACCACAACCTCGGACTACTCTACACTTATGCAGGCAGATACCGGGACGCCATCCCACAATACGAAAAAGCCATCCGCTACAAACCCAATTTTGCCGACGCGTACAATAACATGGGCAGTGCGCACCTCGAATTGGGCCAATATGAAGACGCCATCCAGCACTTTCAAACCGCCGTCCGTCTCCAGCCCAATCACGCACTCGCCCAGGAAAACCTTCGAGAAACCAAAACGCGCATGGACGCGCTCCAAAGAGCACGCGAAGCCGGAG
The Gemmatimonadota bacterium genome window above contains:
- a CDS encoding Uma2 family endonuclease, producing the protein MALIDIQVQKEKKLPEKILSIEQFLEWCEEDIQAEWVDGKIIIMSPASRKHQQIADFLSAILRIFSETKNLGLAISAPFSMRLDTTPAIREPDLLFISTANLHRLKETYLDGPADIAIEIVSPESIERDREDKFAEYEQAGISEYWLIDPILEQAEFYILKQGRYHLADISDGIFRSHILPGFDLQIAWLWQNPLPNTLRVLREIGIL
- a CDS encoding tetratricopeptide repeat protein; this encodes MLKSFAFIHRFTLHTSFIFESPCLRVRPSRILLLLSAILLFGCTERQVRIHFEQAEKYRHEGKIDLAIEEYKAILGLRPDAIDALNNLGYLYVGKGQYANAIAQYQKAIAVKPDFAEAHFNLGVAYVAHSQLDSAIAAYQRALQYDPENHEIHNNLGAAYTMAGNHREAEASYQQALKLKPDYADVYHNLGLLYTYAGRYRDAIPQYEKAIRYKPNFADAYNNMGSAHLELGQYEDAIQHFQTAVRLQPNHALAQENLRETKTRMDALQRAREAGEMRAQHILVKTEADAQLVLDQLDSGAKFEALAQLYSTDTASGRQGGDLGAFLPGTLLPKFEQAVKKIEPGQIGGPVKTPAGYHIIKRIY